The Fictibacillus phosphorivorans genomic sequence GATAAAGGAATTGTACCGATCGAAAACTCGATTGAAGGTACGATCAATATTACGGCTGACGGATTGTTGAGGCATGATCTCTTTGTGGAAGCTGAAATTATTTTCCCAGTCTCTCTGCACCTGCTTGCATTAAAGGGAGCTCTTTTAGAAGAGATACGGGAAGTATGGTCAATCGTTCCTGCTCTCGCTCAGTGTCGAGATTTTATTCGAGAAGCAAAAGTAAAAAGTAAGCACTACGATAGCACTTCTGCAGCTGCACAAGCTGTTAACAATCAAGAAAGAAAAGATGTTGCCGCCATTGCATCCAAATACGCTGCCGAGGTCTTTGATCTTGAAATCATAAAAAGCGGGATTCAAGATAACAGCAATAATCATACTCGTTTTGTTGTGATCAGCAAGGAGAATGCCGAAATTCATCCCAAGAACTCAAAAACGATGTTGTTGATTTCACCAACATCGGATTATTCGGGTGTCCTTTCATCCATCTTGAACGTATTTACAGCGCTATCTATCAACTTAACATGGATTGAATCAAGACCAACGAAAAAGCAGCTAGGGACGTATCATTTTTTTGTAGAAGCTCAAAATGGTCTTCATGAAGAGAAGATGAACAAAGCCATTACCATATTAGAGGCCTTCGGACATGATGTGCGTGTGTTAGGAAGCTATAGAACAACAAAGCTATAACTGTGAAAGAGCTCCGAGAAACCTGGGAGCTCTTTTTATTATGTTTCTTATTTTGTTTTCAGCAATAGTACGATGCAAAAAAGCATAGAGATCCCTACGACGAGCCAGGTGTAAATCAACGAAAGTCCTAAACCTAATGGTGTGCTAAGGTTACCTTGAGGACTATTTAAACCTGCAATAATAAGGGGTAATGCACTAATTAAGTAGAGAAGTAGAGTAGAAATTACATTTTTAGAAGTGCGTTTTCTTAGAAAGAGAATAAGTCCAAATGAGGTTAATAAGAAAAGTTCACTGACAATAATTACGCTTTCCATCTCATATCCTCCTTAAAAAGTTAGACGATGTTATACTTAACTGTAAATATATAGTATGAGTGTAAGGGGGGATTTTAGGTGTATCCATCACATCCTATTCTTAAAACGTGGAAGAAGTTCGACTCTTTTCCTATGGAAACCTTAACGAAGGCATGGTACTTCCATAAAGGTACGGCAAGGAAACAAAGAGACGTCTCGTTGATGAAAGAACATAGAATGCAATATGGAAATACGGGAAACTGTTTTGATCTTGCACTCTGGTTGTTAGATGAATTCAAAAATGATGGAATAACAGCCTTTCCAATCGGTTCAAAGTTTCATTCGGATGAAGCACATGTTGCAGTTGTGGCGTTAGATGAAAAGGGTAACCGGTATCTGTGTGATTTAGGCGATCAGTGGCTGCAACCCATCCTCCTTGAAACGAACGGGGAAGATTATTCGAATGAAAAGATAAAGGGATTCTTTCCTGCGGCTGAAATCCAAGTTCAATCAAGAGGTCAAAATCATATCGAGATCCTTTATCATAGGCCCAATGGCAAGGTCTCAAACCAGTTATTTGATTTAACCCCAATCGAGATGAATGTCTTCTTACAAGGAGCAGAATACTCGCAGAATCATGTTTATCCAAAACCTCTGTTTGAATGCAGAGTGCCTTATAATAATGAGACTGCACATTGGGAGTTCTTTCATTGGGAAAGCTTTTTAAGTACGAGTGAAGGTTTACATAAAGATGGTCAAACAGATTCAATCAAACACTGGGTGAACATGATTCATGACAAAAGCGGCTATCAAAAAGATTTTTTATATGATGCTTTGAGCAGGTATAGATAAGTCGTTTTTCTTAAGGAAGTGAATATAAATGAAACTAAATTCATTATTCATAAATAAATCTGTTCTGTTCGTTTTAATTATCGTTACAGGGTTATATTGTGTCGCGGATATCCTATTTGATCTTTCTTTTAATTCCTTTATTAATCGTACGACTAACATCATAGAGGCTTTGCTTTTTCTTTTTTTATTGATCTACGTAACTGTTGATTCTAAGAAATGATAGAAAGTAGTTAATCTATCATCAACCTATCATCCATCGATCATGGGAATATCTTCTAATTCTTCTTATGATGGAGTAGGATATATTAACCTATTCAATCGGAGGTTTTAAAGATGATAATGCCAACACATATTGTAGCAGTGGCAGGCTATGTGGAAGATGGAAAAGGAAATGTATTATTAGTAAAAACGGTACATAACGGCTGGGTTTTTCCTGGAGGTCAGGTGGAGGCAGGGGAAAACTTAATTGACGCTTTGGTTCGGGAAACAAAGGAAGAGAGCGGTATTGATATTACCGTTTCACATTTATCTGGAGTTTACTCGAACACAGCACAATATAAGTGGCATGATGGAGTCACGAATGTACCAACGAAAGTTATGTTTGATTTTGTATGTAAGCCGATCGGCGGAGATCTAGCGGTGTCAGATGAAACGACGGATAGCCGATGGGTGCCAAAAGAAGATGTATTAGGCATGTTAACAGGAGAGGCATATCTCACTCGTTTTAGTGATTATTTAAAAAATGAAGGAAAAGTTATCTACAAGGAATATGTGACAAAACCTAATTTTGAATTGAAGGTCGAGAGAAGCGTATAAAGCTAGATTTTGGCTCAGATGTAAAAGGCTATTTAATATTAAGCGTTATAGGGGATAAGTTTGATGATAGGAATAAGTATAGCAACAAAGTGGGAATATGAAGCGACCTTAGAATATTTCAGCATAAAAGAGAATGAACGCTTCAAATATCCTTATGGCGAGTATTTCATGAGAACAATGAATGATTCTGAACTTGTTTTTTATAGTACAGGTGTAAGAAAAGTAAATGGTGTTGGTGGTAATCAGTATATGATTTCAAAATTTAACTTAACGAAGGTAATCGTAGCTGGAACATGTGCAGGAATTGATGATGCGTTTAGTAATTTGGAAATCTTCGTACCTGATAAAGCCGTTCAATATGATTGTACAGTAAAAGAAGTGGAGCCTTTTATAAAGCAATCCTTCATCGTTGATATTGATTTATCGAAATACGGAAATGATTTTAACACTGGAACAATTGGCACAGCTGATAAAGCAGTGGTTATGTGGAAGGATTATTTAGAGCTTAAAGAAAATCAAATAACAATCGCCGATACAGAAGCGAGTGCAATTGCATTTATCTGCAAAAAGAATGATGTTGAATGTATTATAATTAAAGGAATATCTGATTTTCCCACAGATGAGAGAAACTCTGATAAATTCGAATCAAACAAGGAACAGATTAATGTTTATTTAGAAAACACGCCTAAAGTAATGAACAAAATATTTGGAGAATATTTAACTAGGTTTATATAAAGGATCGTTTAATGATAAAAAACGCAGAGGATGCTAATCCCTCTGCGTTTTTCTATATACGATCTGTTCAGTTATTTCTTAGGAATTTCACAGCCGTCATCGTCACAGCTCATTCCATCTTCATTGTTTAGAAAAGTGATTTTGTTTTCAGCTATTATTTTGTTCAAGGCTTGTACAAAAACATCAGTCGGCTGTGCACCAGTTAGCGCATATTTTTTGTCTATGAGATAGAAGGGTACACCTGTTACTCCATAGGCTTTTGCTGTTTCTTCATCAGCTCTAACCTCATCAGCCATCTCATCGCTAGAAAGCATCTGTATGACAGCTTCTCTATTTAAACCAACATCTTCTGCTAGGTCTGCTAAAGTTTCATGATCCCCTATATGTTTGGATTCTGTAAAAAAGGCGTATAAAATGCGTTCTGTCATCTCCTGCATCTTACCTTCCTTTTTAGCAAGCATCGTCAAACGGTGAGCATCAAAGGTATTGGTTAAGATCATCGTATCCATCTGATACTCTAGTCCAGATTCCTTCGCCATTTGTATCACGTTTTGCGTGTTTGCTTTAGCAGCGTCTATACTCATGCCATATTTTTTAGATAATTTTTCATAGATGTTTTCGTTAACGTCACGTTCCATTGTAGGATCCAGTTCGAAGCAGCGATACGTTACTTCAACGGGATGGTCAATCTTTTTAATAGCGTCCTCCAGACGCTTTTTGCCAATATAGCAGAATGGTCAAGCAAAGTCTGTCCACATTTCGATGTGTAACATTGTAATCCCCCCAATTTATTGTTTCATCCATAGTATATAAGGATTCGAATATTTTTACACGTTGTTTGATCGGTCAGCTGGATAAACTAGTCCAACCTGTTTTCTAGCCTCGTCCATAATCTTCATAACAGCAAGTGAATTTGCATGTGAATTCACTTTAGACTCAAGTTCACCACGTTCGATCAGTTCGATAAACTCTTTCGCTTCGTAATACATCTTCGGTTTATCTTGTTCAACCGTGATGTTCTCTGTACGACCATCTCGATATCGAATCTCGATGTTTGTCATGTCTTGTATATGATCGATTAGAATACTTCCGTTTTCACCTTGGATTTCTGATGGGACGTAAGAGTTAGAGATCTTAGAGTACATCACAACTGCTTCACTCTCTCCATAGTTTAAAAGAATACTTCCTTCACCATCGACGCCAGATTCGAGTAGATAGGCGTTCGCTTTAACCTCACGAGGCTCTCCAAAAAGAACAACCATCGGGTATAAACAATAAATTCCGATATCCATCAATGAACCATTTGAGAACTCCGGTTTAAAAGCGTTAAGGATCGTGCCTTCCTTATACTTATCATAACGAGATGAGTACTGACAGGAGTTTGCAAAATAACGGCGAACTTTACCGATCTTATGAAGGTTCTCTTGAATGCTTCTAAAGTTCGGCATTACGGTTGAACGCATGGCTTCCATAAGCAACACATTGTTTTCCTTAGCAACAGCTATCATTTTTTCTACTTCTTTTGCATTCGATGCCATAGGCTTTTCACAGATTACATGCTTGCCATGGTTCATGATTGTTATCGCATACTCTGCGTGAAATGAGTTTGGGCTAGCAATATACACCGCGTCAATTTCATTACTAGCAGCCATCATATCTAAATCGGTAAACGTATGTATTGCACCATGCTTCTCAGCAAATTCTTTTGCTTTTTCTTCTGTACGTGAATAGACAGCATTCAGTGTAAAGCCATTTACTTCTTTTGCAGCAGCAATAAAGCTCTCTGTGATCCAATTCGTTCCAATAACTCCAAATTTCAAGATGATTCATCCTTTCACAATCGGTAGCATAGCCCGATGCTTTTCATAGTATGTATTCTACTCCTATAGTCATGTTTTAGACAAATAATGAGGACTGTCGCACTATTTTTGTAGAAAAAGGTTTCTTGATATAACATATAGGGTAAATAGAAGTTAAAACCTGGTAAGGAGGGATGAGTTATGCTTACTATGACCAATCATAACCAGCAAACGATAAAGCCTTTAGATATGCCAGTATCACGATACGTGCTTAAAGAACAATCTGTAGCAGAACAGGAAAAACGCAAGCCTGAATTTGAATTAACGTCGTTGAATCCAAAATAAAAGAAGCCATACATGAAGAAAGCGAAGATCTTAGGGAATCTTCGCTTTTTTTTGTTTGATTTTAAAATATCACGCTAGAACAGACAAAGAGATTCCAATTCCATTTACAATACCATGAATGATAATCGCTGGAATAATAGAGCCTGTCTTTTCATACACCCAGCAAAAGACTAAGCCAGAAGCAAAGTTTACGGGCAGCGTATTATAAGTCGGGATATGAACGATCATGAAAATGAACGAGCTTAAAATCATTGCCCTCCGAACACCCCATCTTCTGAACCACGTATACAAAAAACCACGGTAAAAGATCTCTTCATAAATAGGGGAAACAACTGCTGCTGATAAAAAGCCTATCACGAATGTAAAGGGTGTAAGATCAGATTTTAGACTGTCTGTTTTAGCATTATTTGTACTTATTGAAAGCACATCCATTACTACGACAAGGGCAATACTTATGAGAATGAGAAGGATGGTCCATAGCAAAATCGTCTTCCACATTTTTTTTCTAAGTGGAGTTAGACCAACAGCTCTCCATCCTAACTGATTTGGTTTTAAAGCGATCCAATAAACCGCTGTCGTAAATACGATCGCCATGCAAAAACCAGTTAATGTCCCAGCGTATAAAGTGTTATCCAACCAACGTATCAACTGATCGTATAGGATGTTCTCCAAAAGAATGGGTACAACAACCAAACAAAGACTCAATAATAGTATAAGTTCACGAATGGTCCATTTTTTCTCTGTTGTAACGTTCATTGTATTGTTCCTCCTGATTAACTTGTTATAATATGTTAATTGTAAGCGGTGACGTAACGTAACCTGCAAGAGAAAAAGGAGAAAAAATAATGAACTTATTTTCCACTGGAGAGGTTTCAAAGCAATACGGAGTTTCCGTAAGGACTCTCAGATACTATGACCAAATCAGTCTGCTATTACCGAGTATCAAGAGTGAGAGCGGAACAAGAATGTATACGAAAGAAGATCTGCAACTATTAGAAAAAATTACACTCTTGAAATCTTTGTCTCTTCCTTTAACAGAAATTAAAAAAATAATAGGTGAAGTAACGATAAAAGATATTCTTTTAGCTCAGAAGAAAGATGTACAGACCCAGCTGAATCAGTTTCAATCAGCGTCTAAAAAAATAAATACACTCCTGCATATCCTTGAGCTCCAGGGGGAGTTGGATTGGGAGCATATCCTTTCCCTTGTTCAAGCTAATGAAGATACAAAGATTGCTGAGAGAAATCAAACCTGGGAAACGTTCTTCTCTGATCATGAGAGACAGATGCTTCAAACCTCGCTACCTAAACTTGAGGATGCAAGTACAGCAAAATGGGTGAACATCATAAAACGAATAGAGATCTGTTTGCAAAACAACAGGGAACCTTCGTCCGACGAAGGTCATTTG encodes the following:
- the pheA gene encoding prephenate dehydratase codes for the protein MKVAYLGPQGSFSEEAAFRYFEDHENEWYKCDSIVDVLEAVEEGIADKGIVPIENSIEGTINITADGLLRHDLFVEAEIIFPVSLHLLALKGALLEEIREVWSIVPALAQCRDFIREAKVKSKHYDSTSAAAQAVNNQERKDVAAIASKYAAEVFDLEIIKSGIQDNSNNHTRFVVISKENAEIHPKNSKTMLLISPTSDYSGVLSSILNVFTALSINLTWIESRPTKKQLGTYHFFVEAQNGLHEEKMNKAITILEAFGHDVRVLGSYRTTKL
- a CDS encoding NUDIX hydrolase; translation: MIMPTHIVAVAGYVEDGKGNVLLVKTVHNGWVFPGGQVEAGENLIDALVRETKEESGIDITVSHLSGVYSNTAQYKWHDGVTNVPTKVMFDFVCKPIGGDLAVSDETTDSRWVPKEDVLGMLTGEAYLTRFSDYLKNEGKVIYKEYVTKPNFELKVERSV
- a CDS encoding permease, whose protein sequence is MIGISIATKWEYEATLEYFSIKENERFKYPYGEYFMRTMNDSELVFYSTGVRKVNGVGGNQYMISKFNLTKVIVAGTCAGIDDAFSNLEIFVPDKAVQYDCTVKEVEPFIKQSFIVDIDLSKYGNDFNTGTIGTADKAVVMWKDYLELKENQITIADTEASAIAFICKKNDVECIIIKGISDFPTDERNSDKFESNKEQINVYLENTPKVMNKIFGEYLTRFI
- a CDS encoding DsbA family oxidoreductase; protein product: MGKKRLEDAIKKIDHPVEVTYRCFELDPTMERDVNENIYEKLSKKYGMSIDAAKANTQNVIQMAKESGLEYQMDTMILTNTFDAHRLTMLAKKEGKMQEMTERILYAFFTESKHIGDHETLADLAEDVGLNREAVIQMLSSDEMADEVRADEETAKAYGVTGVPFYLIDKKYALTGAQPTDVFVQALNKIIAENKITFLNNEDGMSCDDDGCEIPKK
- a CDS encoding Gfo/Idh/MocA family protein, which translates into the protein MLKFGVIGTNWITESFIAAAKEVNGFTLNAVYSRTEEKAKEFAEKHGAIHTFTDLDMMAASNEIDAVYIASPNSFHAEYAITIMNHGKHVICEKPMASNAKEVEKMIAVAKENNVLLMEAMRSTVMPNFRSIQENLHKIGKVRRYFANSCQYSSRYDKYKEGTILNAFKPEFSNGSLMDIGIYCLYPMVVLFGEPREVKANAYLLESGVDGEGSILLNYGESEAVVMYSKISNSYVPSEIQGENGSILIDHIQDMTNIEIRYRDGRTENITVEQDKPKMYYEAKEFIELIERGELESKVNSHANSLAVMKIMDEARKQVGLVYPADRSNNV
- a CDS encoding CPBP family intramembrane glutamic endopeptidase; the protein is MNVTTEKKWTIRELILLLSLCLVVVPILLENILYDQLIRWLDNTLYAGTLTGFCMAIVFTTAVYWIALKPNQLGWRAVGLTPLRKKMWKTILLWTILLILISIALVVVMDVLSISTNNAKTDSLKSDLTPFTFVIGFLSAAVVSPIYEEIFYRGFLYTWFRRWGVRRAMILSSFIFMIVHIPTYNTLPVNFASGLVFCWVYEKTGSIIPAIIIHGIVNGIGISLSVLA
- a CDS encoding MerR family transcriptional regulator, whose translation is MNLFSTGEVSKQYGVSVRTLRYYDQISLLLPSIKSESGTRMYTKEDLQLLEKITLLKSLSLPLTEIKKIIGEVTIKDILLAQKKDVQTQLNQFQSASKKINTLLHILELQGELDWEHILSLVQANEDTKIAERNQTWETFFSDHERQMLQTSLPKLEDASTAKWVNIIKRIEICLQNNREPSSDEGHLIASDVLLLSHEMFQGDTELEEKFWNARKSETSSQSLNLYPVSNEVLEFLEMAIISYQTINA